A genomic region of Octopus sinensis unplaced genomic scaffold, ASM634580v1 Contig02614, whole genome shotgun sequence contains the following coding sequences:
- the LOC115227316 gene encoding general transcription factor II-I repeat domain-containing protein 2-like, with protein MCPENVDLFSAISLSANIVARRVEHIEINIKSQLKDKASKFVCFSVALDESIDVSDTSQLLLFIRGINANFEITEELVSVHSMHGTTTGIDIFREVEKSVAEYNLEWKKLKCITTDGGRNMCGTKKGLVGQINKVIENSGGLKPLVLHCILHQQALCGKHLDLSSVLDPVISTVNYIRSHGLKHRQFRDFLEEMNAEFPDLPYYTSVRWLSYGKILARFFELRTEIEIFLNEKNHSQVLLKDSEWLWKLAFSADLTMHLNDFNLRIQGETSLICDLYSKVKAFRKKLILFESQLTRSCFTHFSRCDKYRQEAALTPFPNLFAQDVS; from the coding sequence ATGTGTCCAGAAAACGTAGATTTATTTTCCGCAATTAGTCTTTCTGCGAACATTGTTGCTCGTAGGGTTgaacatattgaaataaatattaaatcacaGCTAAaagacaaagccagcaagtttgtaTGCTTTTCTGTTGCACTTGATGAGTCAATTGATGTATCAGACACATCCCAATTGTTATTGTTCATCAGAGGAATAAATGCCAATTTTGAGATTACTGAGGAACTTGTATCTGTGCACAGCATGCATGGAACAACAACAGgcatagatatttttagagaagtGGAAAAGTCAGTGGCTGAGTATAATTTGGAATGGAAAAAACTAAAATGCATAACAACAGATGGTGGCAGAAATATGTGTGGAACCAAAAAGGGCTTAGTTGGGCAAATTAACAAAGTAATTGAGAATTCCGGTGGATTGAAACCTTTGGTATTGCATTGTATTCTTCATCAGCAAGCACTGTGTGGAAAGCATCTTGATTTATCATCTGTATTAGATCCTGTGATTTCCACTGTTAACTACATAAGATCTCATGGACTCAAACATCGCCAATTTCGTGATTTCTTGGAGGAAATGAATGCTGAGTTTCCAGACCTACCTTACTATACTTCAGTAAGATGGCTTAGCTATGGAAAAATTCTGGCTAGATTTTTTGAGCTTCgaactgaaattgaaatatttttaaatgagaaaaaccaTTCACAGGTGTTGCTCAAAGACAGTGAATGGCTCTGGAAATTAGCATTTTCAGCCGATTTAACTATGCATCTCAATGATTTCAACCTACGGATACAAGGTGAAACTTCACTCATCTGTGATTTGTACTCAAAGGTGAAAGCTTTTCGTAAGAAATTAATACTATTTGAAAGTCAGTTAACAAGAAGCTGCTTTACTCATTTTTCACGATGTGACAAATATAGACAGGAAGCTGCACTCACTCCATTTCCAAACTTGTTTGCTCAAGATGTCAGTTAG